The proteins below are encoded in one region of Fulvia fulva chromosome 9, complete sequence:
- a CDS encoding putative zinc transporter cis4 → MASGYALPTFNTTTTAGGSHSHHNSSGSTHGHQHSRSSSSSHFTPNNPSLNPPAASYFANGLQPTVANGSLDVLHEIPSQENSPLASPLKEHDPIRTHNAKAVHANGNLTGHIDHHHDHSHDHHIHSHSNGHIHSHRHTHHHHSHSHDHSPPHSHALSGLDSPMKSRPRGVSDLARPAGIYQGPIPPASTSCFSWPEALASLLIPLPYIFASVAYSSGSGFEDDGLPPLSAYQKLQKSVLEDDSTVGHTLHKPGNGFVDACTLTSGTLLLVGILAKMRSSERMLDRRKDKSESAQGFGASFTPASLRKMAVRALSIGLPFYASIQLGGMRTGLILLVAAASGLIGADTALLPSLQDWKRILTSRIASILVILLAIVLDFANITFTASSTDLMFGYLALACSIILVQPPLPTLGSSSTSSPTSARSPWSQLTAASPLVSSVADVNTTLAGGIVMSILTLLISSILSTAPPITPTAVVFSTLSLGSSAAAILFAQPTALRSPAKAGLGLGCLIVATCAFLFSPSLWPGTIFNGGLAGLSYFGVVYDAASMTAHHHHDEHVHEHAHNAHTHHHHPSEGKYSWFTKRLKQNCEPGSLMYGILSEKDSRRIAYFTCLNFAFMLVQGVYGYLSGSLGLLSDTVHMFFDCLGLVVGLGAAVASKWPTSPDRPYGWGKLNTLAGFGNGIFLMLVSVEFIWEAVEGMVEGKQIQHVQELLVVTTLGFLVNMVGLFAFGHAHAGHDHGHSHGHSHGHDHGHSHAHEHSHSHAHHDSHDSRHSHASHAHANGHAHGHSHDHDHKHEAKAHSHGHSHDDNMHGIFLHVAADAGGSLAVILSTVMTLWKPWYGWDPIATIIIAVLIFAAAVPLVVSSGQKLLLVIPDQLEYNIKNILQQLGEMRGIVGYAAPRFWIDDSGDAGDAHGHHHHGHDHGSPGGDKVQGVIHIIAHQSADLEDVRIRVEEFTRGKNMNLVIHVEREGEGQCWCGGGDGPGSYGTPRGTPRGSIASGFGTPRHKGSDSSLSSYRLKA, encoded by the exons ATGGCGTCCGGCTATGCGCTTCCCACATTCAACACGACGACAACAGCAGGAGGAAGCCACAGCCACCATAACAGCAGTGGCAGCACCCATGGCCACCAACACAGCAGATCCTCGTCGAGCAGCCACTTCACGCCGAACAACCCGAGCCTGAACCCGCCCGCCGCGAGCTACTTCGCCAATGGCCTCCAGCCGACCGTCGCGAACGGCAGTCTCGATGTACTACACGAAATTCCGTCTCAAGAAAACTCACCTTTGGCCTCCCCACTGAAAGAGCATGACCCCATACGCACTCACAACGCAAAGGCGGTGCATGCCAACGGCAACCTGACCGGCCATATCGACCACCACCACGATCACTCCCACGATCACCACATTCACTCGCACAGCAACGGACATATCCACAGCCACCGCCATACCCACCACCATCACTCGCACTCCCACGACCATAGTCCCCCACACTCACATGCGCTCAGTGGCTTGGACTCGCCAATGAAGAGCAGGCCACGGGGAGTGTCTGATTTGGCAAGACCAGCTGGCATATACCAAGGCCCGATACCGCCTGCCTCGACCTCATGCTTTTCCTGGCCTGAGGCTCTGGCCAGTCTGCTGATACCTTTACCCTACATATTTGCGTCTGTGGCATACTCGAGCGGGAGTGGGTTCGAGGATGACGGGCTACCACCACTGTCGGCATACCAAAAGCTGCAGAAATCGGTGCTGGAAGATGACTCGACGGTTGGGCATACACTACACAAGCCTGGCAATGGCTTTGTGGACGCGTGCACACTCACTTCGGGGACGCTGCTTCTCGTTGGCATACTGGCCAAGATGAGATCATCGGAGAGAATGCTGGACCGGAGGAAAGACAAGTCAGAATCTGCCCAGGGCTTCGGTGCTTCCTTCACCCCAGCTTCCCTACGGAAGATGGCCGTGCGGGCGTTGAGCATCGGCTTGCCCTTCTATGCCTCCATCCAGCTCGGCGGCATGCGAACAGGTCTGATCTTGCTGGTTGCAGCCGCTTCTGGCCTCATTGGCGCTGACACAGCTCTTCTACCTTCACTGCAGGACTGGAAGCGCATCTTGACGTCTAGGATAGCATCGATCTTGGTCATCCTGCTCGCTATTGTCCTCGACTTTGCGAACATAACTTTCACAGCATCATCCACCGACCTGATGTTTGGATACCTGGCTCTTGCTTGTTCAATAATCTTGGTTCAGCCTCCACTTCCCACATTGGGTTCCAGCTCGACATCTTCACCCACATCCGCTAGGTCACCTTGGTCACAACTCACGGCTGCGTCGCCTCTGGTGTCATCTGTCGCCGATGTGAACACGACACTGGCAGGTGGTATCGTCATGTCAATCCTGACTTTGCTCATATCCTCTATCCTCTCTACAGCTCCTCCGATCACCCCTACAGCAGTAGTCTTCAGCACTTTATCGCTTGGATCTTCAGCGGCAGCCATCCTTTTCGCGCAACCTACCGCCCTCCGCAGCCCGGCCAAAGCTGGTCTTGGTCTTGGCTGTCTCATCGTCGCAACTTGCGCATTCCTCTTTTCTCCCTCGCTTTGGCCTGGAACCATTTTCAACGGCGGTCTTGCGGGTCTCTCATATTTCGGCGTTGTGTACGATGCTGCATCGATGACGGCGCATCATCACCACGATGAACATGTTCATGAGCACGCGCACAACGCGCATACACATCATCACCATCCATCTGAGGGCAAATACTCTTGGTTCACGAAACGACTTAAGCAGAACTGCGAGCCGGGCTCGCTTATGTATGGTATATTGAGCGAGAAGGACTCGAGGCGCATTGCATATTTTACATG TCTTAACTTTGCGTTCATGCTTGTGCAGGGAGTCTACGGGTACCTGAGTGGCTCACTTGGCTTGTTGAGCGATACGGTGCATATGTTCTTCGACTGCCTGGGTCTGGTCGTTGGTCTTGGcgctgccgtcgcctcgaAGTGGCCTACCAGCCCAGATCGACCTTATGGCTGGGGCAAGCTCAACACCCTGGCAGGCTTCGGTAACGGGATCTTCCTCATGCTCGTGAGTGTTGAGTTCATCTGGGAAGCTGTCGAAGGTATGGTCGAGGGCAAGCAGATTCAGCATGTACAGGAATTGCTGGTGGTCACAACTTTAGGCTTCTTGGTCAACATGGTTGGACTTTTCGCTTTTGGACATGCCCACGCAGGTCACGATCACGGACACTCTCATGGACATTCTCACGGCCATGACCACGGACATTCACACGCTCACGAGCACAGCCATAGCCACGCACATCACGATTCGCACGACAGCCGCCATTCTCACGCAAGTCATGCGCACGCTAATGGACATGCTCATGGACACAGCCACGATCACGACCACAAGCATGAAGCGAAAGCTCATTCCCATGGCCACTCACATGACGACAACATGCACGGTATTTTCTTGCATGTAGCTGCCGATGCGGGAGGCTCACTGGCCGTCATTCTCAGCACGGTCATGACTCTGTGGAAGCCTTGGTATGGTTGGGACCCGATCGCCACCATCATCATCGCAGTCCTCATCTTCGCCGCGGCAGTACCACTGGTGGTTTCTTCTGGCCAGAAACTCCTTCTCGTCATTCCTGATCAGCTGGAGTACAACATCAAGAACATCCTCCAACAACTCGGCGAGATGCGTGGTATAGTCGGCTACGCCGCACCGAGATTCTGGATCGACGACAGCGGCGACGCAGGCGATGCTCACGGACACCATCACCACGGACACGATCACGGTTCTCCTGGCGGCGACAAGGTCCAGGGCGTTATCCATATCATCGCCCACCAGTCCGCGGACCTGGAGGATGTCAGAATACGGGTTGAAGAGTTCACTAGAGGGAAAAACATGAACCTGGTGATCCATGTGGAAAGGGAGGGGGAAGGTCAGTGCTGGTGTGGTGGCGGCGATGGACCTGGCTCGTATGGTACGCCGAGGGGTACGCCACGTGGGTCGATTGCGAGTGGGTTTGGTACGCCGAGACATAAGGGGAGTGATTCTAGTCTTAGCTCGTATAGGCTTAAAGCGTAG